CTTTGAAATAGTCTGCTTCGAGGGTGACAAGGAGCAGCAAACCCCAGACCAActgtaggctatatatatatatatataactggaAATTCATAcagaacattttttttattattaataacagTCAGATGAGGAAGGCTACGAAAGATCTTCTTGGAATAGAAGATAATAAGCGTTCAACATCTACTCCGATAGAAACGAAATCGAAGAAGAAAGAGAATATCGAAACATCTATCCCAATATCATCAAGTAAAGATAAAACTCGCCTATAGAGGTGCTGTAAATAACGATATCTCGTCCCATGATTCCTTACAAATTGCACATTTTATACTGTTATACAACGTTCTCATGCGATTGACCGAGGTAAGCGATTGTTCCAGTCCAGTAAACTTTTCATAACTCATGCCTCTGATTCTGAAGCTAATATGAGAACAGAATATTGGTTGTTTTGCCTCGTATACAGATAAATTAAGGAAAACGATCCTTTGATTCTACGACAATActcaattattggacacgaaatgcaCATGTATATGGAATGTTTTGCCAAATTTCTGTTGTTGTTGAAGTTTGTCTTGTAGTTATttggaaaaatcgctttttgCTGCAACACACGGAACaatcgattttaaattttcagtagttaaaaaCGGGAGAAGTCGCTCGAAAACTAcattttatttctcatttaacGCTCATTCGACCGATTCTGTATTGCTAGTCTGCTGATCCTTTCAGCGAACTCAGTGATTCTTGACTTCAACGCGtcggtaccggtaccgatgtGCACCCTTTGTGTTTTATAAATTTGAGCGTTGCTCACTTATTTCtcttatattattatattttaaacagCGTCTCAGGTTTTCTTTGTCTACACAGTTTCCTAATCAAATGCTTCTATTGCATATTGTGCCCAAATAAACGTACACTTATTCACATCCATGATAGCAATGGCATTTTGGAGTGTCAAAAAATGCGGTGTGTACGGTGACTTACCACCTCTCTTACCAAGTAGTGATAGAGGTTGGTACAGTAAACTTCTTTAGCGCAATCTTGTAAGAATTGAAAATTATGGTGAGATAATCGAATTTTTTCGAGGTTTTCCGGTCCCGGGAGCAAACATTTGAATTTACCTGTAAATAGGGGACTAACATAAAATcttattgaaataataattgtcgTGACATCCTGcgattttttaaatgtttcagaGTTCGAATATTggcaattttgtaaaaatagaaatgtttgtcaaaataatcgaattatttcgaacttttccgTTCCCTGGgacaaaaatatgatttcacCATTGAACAGACAACCAACATTTCGATCTattttgggttcgaatattggCAATTTTGTGACCATTTTGACAAGATAATGGAATTATTTGGAAGTTTTCCGTCTCGgggacaaaaatttgaatttaactgTAAATAGAGAATtactatatattatatatatatatataatttatcgcAATAAAACAATTCTCGAGACATCCTGCGATTTTTCGAGTAATAGTGCGGCGCCCCATTTAGAAGCCACTGTACAAGCGTGAGGATCACACTCGTCATCGAATCTCTGATTACCCCACATGGGCtagcaggttcgaatcccgcgAGGGGGTTTCTGGAATCCTAGCCGccttagggtggttcatgtagcCGCTGGTCGGTGACGGCTTCCTccaacatcaagtccatgtatctgaaaccgATAACTGACTAAtaaccgtgtttccccgaaaataagacctagccaacagcgcaaatttttttttgatctagtgacctagtcgatagcaagagaTCTCTtatacacgttttaaatgattaatctaaaacgtgtgagagaggaaaacgtttttataagtaaatggatatcggttttcgtattttttataatttatttgaaaatctcgtaattctctacttcgtatttttgtttttggagaataaaaataaaagacatccctaAAAACAGGCCCTGGTGTcatttttcgaataaaaattgaagtaaTACCCAGTTTTATTCTCTGGGAAACACAGTAATCACATACCCactcggacgagaggccgtagttcCCTCAATGATTTAATCGCCATATCGACTTGATAGGCCCCTGGGATAGGTATGTATATCGTATTCAACggtgaaatcgtattttttccAGCGgggataataaaaaaaaataatttgatcatCTCGTAAACAAGGGCAATTTCTACGAACTTGCAACCATTCGTATTGCAATGAGTCCGAAACTCACAGAATGTCACAATTAGATgtcatgttagtcctctattgtaaaaatataactTAAAAATTCTGATCTTTATTTTACGTAATTTGACCTGATTTGATGCAATTCTGATAAATACGACACGATTCTCATCACAGTGTGGTACTACATCAATCAGAATGCCTTTATACATATTTCCACCGTGTCCAAGAACCTCTTTGGAAGGTTGGATCAATCTGCGCCACCTTGATGTAACTAATCCTGTTTGTTTTCTGTAATAGGCCATGGGCCCATTGCTAATATATATTATCCGATTTTATATCCTTTGACTAAAATAGTTGAAAATATATATCCTTGActatatatcatttattatcAAATGGCTTTTCTACAAACTGAGTCACATTTCTGGCATAAACATTAAAGCAACAGCATTACTATACACTATTAAAGCTTACTGTGAATAAGGTAAGCAGAGTTTCAAAGAATAAATCATGTAGAAAGTCATCATCTGAAGTGGCTTATCAATATCCATTTATATGAGACAGTGCAACAACAAAAAGCATGGAAAATAAAACATCAGAGGTGTAGTACAGGGTCAGCATGTCAGATCTAGTAGGCAATGCAGAGAACCAGGAAATGccgtttaaaaaacaaaaaaacccACTTCAGTCAGGTAGTACAAAATAGGATAGGAAATAATGAAAATTCAGAAACATAATACCATTACATGATATTTCGCTATATATCAGTGCTGGCTTCTTGTCTAGAGCCCAAAACCAAGAATTCAGATacattgaaagaaaatatgGCTATTTGCTGCCATGTAACGCAACACAAAATAACAGGAATGATAAAGCTATATTTGAGATAAATTGGCAATACATCTGAACATCAACAAAACAGGCTTAATTTagtcaaaaatgaataattttcaaGTGCTATATACCAAAACAATTAATTGCCCTAAAAAGTATGCATAATCAATGGCCAAATTTAACAATCAGCAGTATATAATGATTGTCAATATTACAGCTTTTCTGTCACATTCTGACCTATCGTGTAACAAAATTAATAGTGTATATAGCAGTGGTTACAACCGAAGCCCATGGCCCTTCAATGGGGCCACAGAACATTAGCTAGCCCCAAATCTAATTTCACTTTATACTTAAGAAAAATCCTCATTTcatgcttgataaggttatttcacagggtgttttgaCTTTGTTAAGCATGACTTATTTGAACATACTGGGATTTGGAATCCACCAATAAAAATAACAccataaataccactggaatgataaacaggaaACCATCATTGCTGAGAACCTCCGAATGGGGGGAACATCAGTGCCAAAAGCCTCAGGAAGAGGGGCCACGAGCCAAAAAGAGTTGGGAACCATGGGTATGGTGGATTATTAGTAATATAGTAGTAACCCTTgactagggttaccatatttttctaacttcaaagcgggacgatacaaatgatccgaataatgaaatagtctgccgttttcaagcattgagatttacatattcgcccaagcatgcttttctgtagataacgccttcaaaaagacgttgttcaatgttcaacaggaccaattagaatcGATTTGACATGTGATACGTTTGCTAACAAttttagcgggaaacaacgaaacaaacaaaataacacatTCACCTTctgtaagtaggctagcgttgcgctacccAGCAACAACAGTAATGAAAGCATGTTCGtttattatgctggatggctaaACGCCAAAGCCGGACCTGAGTTGGCTGATTTATCGGGACAAGATGCTAAAAAGCGGGACCGTCCTGCCtgaagcgggacgtatggtaagtcTACCTTTGACATAACATGGAATGCTTTGTAAAATGgccaattttttaaaaacaattatacTGAAGTTTTGTTATATTGCAAACATTCAGGAGGTAATTACTCATTGTTTTATCGATTGTGTGTTGCAAATACTTTCAACAAGAACAGACTTACTGTAGTGCAAGGAATTgggtaaataataattttacaatgatttgattaaataaaaaaatgcaatatatatttattagttCATAAAACATCTATAATGATTAGTataaaatcaagaaaaaataGCTAATACATAATGCTAATGATATACAAATATCAGCTAAAAGCTAAAACTTTAATGCATAAGATATACAGCAAATTAGGATAAGAAACTACATGTTATTGACATATTGGCAGTGGGATTATGGCAATTTGATTCTATAAATCAAACCTACCAATCTCATTTGAATGGAATCCAGCCGATTACCCTTTCTTAGAGGAATGATGTTTTTGTGCAATTCCATATGGGACATGAGCTGAAGGAACACCATGTTTTTGTCCACTTTCAACATTCTTAATTTGATCATCAAAAAATATGTGAGgttgtattttttgtaaaattggtCCTTTTGGCGCACCCGCTAAAAACAGGGCTTCGTCAATGTCAAGTCCCCAACCACGAAGAGTTTTCAAAGCTCGTATTCCAGAACTTGCACCGCTTCGTGCAGTCACAAGATAAGTCCTGATAGGGCAATCTTCAATCAAACCTTTATCATggaacttttttttcattttaccaAGTGTCATTGCAAATTGGTGAAGGGGTCCGACATCAAGAGGTTTATCTGCCATTTCGAACTCGTGCTCGAAAAACTTATTTAACCCTTGAGTCTTCGCAAGAATTTCAGCCTCATCTGAAAAAAGAACTGCATCTCCATCAAAAGCTACTCGGAGCTGTTTGCTGGACGAGTCAACATGACTGACTGGTGAGACAACAGCTGAAGCGATTCCATCACTTAAAGCTTCAATAACACTGCAGGAGTCAACAGATAGATATAAATCAGTATCATAAGCTTTCAAATACCCAATAACACTGTTTCCAGCAGTGAGGCAAATTCTTTCTACCGTCAGGTCATGGTAGTTTATTGAATTTATCAATGCAACACCTATTTGAGCATGATTGTTACTCATGAGAACAATATCGAAtaaatgtttttcatttaaatccATTTCCAACAACCTCTCATTCACGGAGTTCAAAGCTCTAACAAATGGAAATGCCGCCCCAGGTTTGAGTGGTTCATCTTCGTGTTTCAAAACATGATCAAGATATGGCTTTAGTCCTTCTTCCGCATAAATTTGCCGTTCTTTAGTCATGTCAAAGAGAGCACGTGAAGAAACGCAAACAATTATAGCATCCTCAGGTTTTGGAATGGGCCATTTCTGAATTTTCTTTGTTTCTGGAGACTCGCTGGAATCAGGTGTCTTGGCTACTTTTGTCAGCTTTACTTTTTCTGCAGATTTTGTTGCAGATCCTAACATTGTTGggttttttaatttcatatggACTCaatgttttctattttctggtaatcaaaaacaaattttccaaatttactGTCATACCGGTAGCCTACCGATACCGGTATAGCAGCGTCTTCATAGTCCTGTAGTCTAAATACATATTAGTTATTACCCTCTCCA
The sequence above is a segment of the Styela clava chromosome 7, kaStyClav1.hap1.2, whole genome shotgun sequence genome. Coding sequences within it:
- the LOC120327836 gene encoding cytosolic 5'-nucleotidase 1A-like encodes the protein MKLKNPTMLGSATKSAEKVKLTKVAKTPDSSESPETKKIQKWPIPKPEDAIIVCVSSRALFDMTKERQIYAEEGLKPYLDHVLKHEDEPLKPGAAFPFVRALNSVNERLLEMDLNEKHLFDIVLMSNNHAQIGVALINSINYHDLTVERICLTAGNSVIGYLKAYDTDLYLSVDSCSVIEALSDGIASAVVSPVSHVDSSSKQLRVAFDGDAVLFSDEAEILAKTQGLNKFFEHEFEMADKPLDVGPLHQFAMTLGKMKKKFHDKGLIEDCPIRTYLVTARSGASSGIRALKTLRGWGLDIDEALFLAGAPKGPILQKIQPHIFFDDQIKNVESGQKHGVPSAHVPYGIAQKHHSSKKG